A region of Fimbriimonadaceae bacterium DNA encodes the following proteins:
- the sigA_1 gene encoding RNA polymerase sigma factor SigA has product MNSSLMSSNSRGRRATASWLLSFNTTTLAQHEVLSENRERQLAENAKLGCEKSRQLLIQSNFRLVFCIARRYASPSMPLEDLLQEGQVGLIRAAERFDASHGCRFATYASWWIRQAIIRSIQDHARTIRVPAHLQDGRDKVHRSQRDLESLLGRKPTAPEVADHAGVEVETVRFWLEHSLETVTIETEVLEKAIAGDSLAEADPELAYLVREANSRLSSLMECLNDREREVIRLRYGLKDQTPQSLAEVAGKVKVTRERVRQIEMNALRKLRSIAQAVEFAPHLA; this is encoded by the coding sequence ATGAACTCATCTCTCATGAGCTCAAATTCACGCGGTAGGAGGGCTACTGCATCTTGGTTGCTATCGTTTAATACCACAACTCTTGCTCAACACGAAGTTCTTTCGGAGAATCGCGAGCGCCAGCTTGCCGAGAATGCGAAACTGGGCTGCGAGAAGAGTCGACAGTTGCTTATTCAGTCGAACTTCAGGCTGGTGTTCTGCATAGCCAGGCGCTACGCATCCCCGTCGATGCCGTTGGAAGATCTGCTACAGGAGGGACAGGTTGGCCTCATTCGGGCCGCTGAGCGATTCGACGCCTCACACGGTTGCCGGTTTGCGACGTATGCGTCGTGGTGGATCCGCCAGGCGATCATCCGGTCGATCCAGGACCATGCCCGGACGATTCGGGTGCCGGCGCATCTGCAGGATGGCCGCGACAAGGTCCACCGAAGCCAGCGTGATCTTGAGTCCCTACTCGGCCGCAAGCCGACCGCACCAGAGGTCGCGGACCACGCTGGAGTCGAGGTCGAGACGGTCAGATTCTGGCTGGAACACTCGCTGGAAACGGTAACCATTGAAACCGAGGTTCTTGAGAAGGCGATTGCGGGCGATAGCCTTGCGGAAGCCGATCCTGAGCTAGCGTATTTGGTCAGGGAAGCAAATTCGAGGCTTTCGTCTCTGATGGAATGCCTGAACGATCGTGAAAGGGAAGTGATTCGTCTTCGATACGGACTGAAGGATCAGACTCCCCAGAGTCTGGCTGAAGTAGCTGGCAAAGTGAAGGTTACACGGGAGCGAGTTAGGCAGATCGAGATGAATGCACTCCGTAAGCTACGATCCATAGCCCAGGCCGTGGAGTTTGCTCCCCACCTGGCTTAA
- the tas gene encoding Protein tas, giving the protein MQYANLGRTALKVSRLCLGTMNFGPQTTEEDSHAIMDRALEHGINFFDTADVYGWKKGEGWTEAIIGRWFAQGGGRRDKVVLATKVYGDMGEWPNTNRLSALHIRRACEGSLRRLQTDYIDLYQMHHVWREAPWEEIWEAFYVLRQQGKVLYFGSSNFAAWHIAKANHVASDFRLLGLVCEQCQYSLIHRLPEIELLPCAQEYGLGIIPWSPLAGGALGGALAKAEVGRRSGSGVQEKVEANREKLEQWEALCRSMGEQPADAALAWLLAQPAVTAPIIGPRTMAQLDGSLRALEIALSAETLAAIDQIFPRYPKAPEAYSW; this is encoded by the coding sequence GTGCAGTACGCCAACCTCGGCCGGACCGCCCTGAAGGTTAGTCGTCTTTGTTTGGGGACCATGAATTTCGGTCCCCAAACGACTGAGGAAGACAGCCATGCGATCATGGATCGGGCGCTCGAGCATGGGATCAACTTCTTCGACACTGCCGACGTATACGGTTGGAAGAAGGGGGAGGGCTGGACCGAGGCCATTATCGGCCGATGGTTTGCGCAAGGCGGTGGTCGAAGGGACAAGGTTGTTCTGGCAACCAAAGTGTACGGCGACATGGGTGAGTGGCCGAACACGAACCGGCTAAGCGCCCTTCATATTCGCCGAGCTTGCGAAGGGTCCCTGAGGCGCCTGCAAACCGACTATATCGACCTGTACCAGATGCACCACGTTTGGCGTGAGGCTCCATGGGAGGAGATTTGGGAGGCCTTCTACGTCCTTCGACAGCAAGGAAAGGTGCTCTATTTCGGCTCGTCCAACTTTGCGGCGTGGCACATCGCCAAGGCCAATCACGTGGCCTCCGACTTCCGCCTGCTGGGTCTGGTCTGCGAGCAGTGCCAATACAGCCTCATCCATCGGTTGCCTGAAATCGAGCTGCTTCCTTGCGCCCAGGAGTACGGCCTAGGCATCATTCCCTGGAGCCCGTTGGCTGGCGGTGCGCTTGGCGGCGCACTCGCAAAGGCTGAAGTGGGAAGGCGATCTGGCAGCGGTGTGCAGGAGAAGGTGGAAGCCAACCGCGAGAAGCTTGAACAGTGGGAAGCCTTATGCCGAAGCATGGGCGAACAGCCGGCCGACGCTGCCTTGGCGTGGCTCCTTGCCCAACCTGCGGTCACGGCGCCGATCATCGGCCCGAGGACCATGGCGCAACTCGACGGCTCCCTCAGGGCACTCGAAATCGCGCTCTCGGCAGAAACCTTGGCGGCGATCGATCAGATCTTTCCGCGTTATCCAAAGGCTCCTGAAGCCTATTCATGGTGA
- the murJ gene encoding Lipid II flippase MurJ — MTSVKPSIGRAGAIMMASLLLSRFLGIIRDMIMAWRFGQNAETDAYRLAFQVPDLLFYLVAGGALSSAFIPVFSEYLHTDREEEAWTLFSSVTTLMSVAILLLIAVCWIFAEPLARLVAPGVDPQSLPLIAEMSRILLPAQFAFFIGGLMFGTLYSRQVFSVPGLGPNVYNLGIIFGALVISNFVVPGVMGMTWGALVGAILGNLVIPFWAMARMGSRYRPMIDLSHPGVRKVFKLMIPVVAGLSLPSVYGLVLQYFGTFYRQHGINTALDYANRLMQAPLGVFGQSLALAAFPALAQFYAQKRMDAFGSQLQKTLTTVVYLSVPVAALFFFFSEPVVDAFFQHGRFTDANSKAVAGCLQFFAIGVAPWCLQPVLMRAYFAVQNTVTPIVMGTITTLVFISLAATFTALKWSYIYLPLAGSIAAIVLVLMLVRGVGKFAVDLHPPELVRDSAKALTAAIAACLLPWLVWRYGGTAVTGVTGAASLALLTLVVLLVGWTYYAVTKALKMPQTAYIERALAKIGRPAPDQPAE, encoded by the coding sequence ATGACCTCGGTGAAACCCAGCATCGGACGCGCGGGCGCGATCATGATGGCCAGCCTGCTCCTGAGCCGGTTCCTGGGCATCATTCGCGACATGATCATGGCCTGGCGGTTCGGTCAAAACGCGGAAACCGACGCGTACCGGCTCGCCTTCCAAGTCCCCGATCTCCTGTTCTATCTGGTTGCCGGTGGCGCCCTGAGTTCTGCCTTTATTCCGGTTTTCAGCGAATACCTTCACACTGATCGAGAAGAGGAGGCATGGACGCTCTTTAGCTCGGTCACGACCTTGATGTCGGTGGCAATTCTGCTGCTGATTGCTGTTTGTTGGATTTTCGCAGAGCCCCTGGCCCGGCTGGTCGCTCCTGGCGTCGACCCCCAGTCGCTGCCCCTTATCGCCGAAATGAGCCGGATTCTTCTACCTGCCCAGTTCGCCTTTTTTATCGGCGGGCTCATGTTCGGGACCCTCTACTCGCGGCAGGTTTTCTCGGTCCCGGGTCTCGGACCCAATGTCTACAACCTGGGCATAATCTTTGGCGCTCTCGTCATCAGCAACTTTGTCGTTCCCGGTGTCATGGGCATGACGTGGGGGGCCTTGGTCGGAGCGATTCTGGGCAACCTCGTCATTCCGTTCTGGGCCATGGCACGAATGGGTTCGCGGTACCGCCCCATGATCGACCTGAGCCATCCTGGCGTCCGCAAGGTGTTCAAGCTCATGATCCCGGTCGTAGCAGGGCTGTCGCTCCCTTCGGTTTATGGGCTCGTCCTGCAGTACTTCGGGACGTTCTATAGGCAGCACGGCATCAACACCGCACTCGATTATGCCAACCGGTTGATGCAGGCTCCGCTTGGAGTCTTCGGCCAGTCGCTTGCGCTTGCCGCTTTCCCCGCACTGGCACAGTTTTATGCCCAGAAGCGCATGGACGCGTTTGGCAGCCAACTCCAAAAGACCCTGACGACCGTGGTCTATCTCTCCGTACCGGTTGCCGCCCTCTTCTTCTTCTTCTCGGAGCCAGTCGTGGATGCCTTCTTCCAGCACGGGCGCTTCACTGATGCGAATTCGAAAGCCGTCGCCGGCTGCCTCCAGTTCTTTGCCATCGGGGTTGCGCCCTGGTGCCTCCAGCCGGTGCTCATGAGGGCCTATTTTGCCGTGCAGAACACCGTCACACCGATCGTGATGGGGACGATCACCACCCTTGTCTTCATTTCACTCGCGGCAACCTTCACCGCGCTCAAGTGGAGCTACATTTACCTGCCCCTCGCCGGCTCGATCGCCGCGATCGTCCTCGTTCTCATGTTGGTAAGAGGGGTTGGCAAGTTCGCGGTCGATCTGCATCCGCCAGAGCTGGTACGGGACTCAGCGAAGGCGCTTACCGCCGCGATCGCGGCTTGCCTGCTGCCCTGGTTGGTCTGGCGATACGGAGGAACGGCGGTCACCGGTGTCACCGGAGCGGCATCCCTTGCCCTCCTCACCCTCGTCGTGTTGCTCGTCGGATGGACCTATTACGCGGTGACGAAGGCGCTTAAAATGCCCCAGACCGCTTACATTGAGCGCGCGCTTGCGAAGATCGGTCGGCCCGCTCCCGATCAGCCCGCCGAATAG
- the walR_1 gene encoding Transcriptional regulatory protein WalR encodes MSGKILIVDDDRFLLENLRKFLVSNGFEAFTAPSGEEALSVLEDRKVDLMILDLGLPGIDGMSVCRRVRAKWRFPVIMLTARTDAMDKVIGLEVGADDYLTKPFEPIELLARVRAQLRRSNEYTAEQTKPKQLEFGPLSIDFDLRQVKLFGDLLVLTNREFELLAYLAQNNGRVLSRETIFEQVWGYDIDCNTNSLDVIIYRLRNKLQSHPDAPQMLHTMRGYGYKFQAP; translated from the coding sequence ATGAGCGGAAAAATCCTGATTGTCGACGACGACCGCTTCTTGCTTGAGAATCTTCGCAAGTTTTTGGTTTCCAATGGGTTCGAGGCGTTCACGGCGCCGTCGGGAGAAGAGGCCCTGTCCGTCCTCGAGGATCGAAAGGTGGACCTGATGATTCTCGACCTGGGATTACCGGGGATAGACGGCATGAGTGTCTGTCGGCGGGTGAGGGCCAAGTGGCGTTTTCCGGTCATCATGTTGACCGCCCGGACCGACGCGATGGACAAGGTCATTGGCCTCGAGGTCGGCGCCGACGACTATTTGACGAAGCCTTTTGAACCCATCGAACTGCTCGCCCGGGTTAGGGCACAACTGCGGCGGTCCAATGAGTACACAGCCGAACAAACGAAGCCCAAGCAGCTGGAATTCGGTCCGCTCTCGATAGACTTCGATCTGCGGCAGGTGAAGCTGTTTGGAGACCTGCTTGTCCTTACCAACCGGGAATTCGAGCTGCTCGCGTACCTGGCCCAGAACAACGGGCGCGTGCTGAGCCGGGAGACCATCTTCGAGCAGGTCTGGGGCTACGACATCGATTGCAACACGAATAGCCTGGACGTGATCATCTACCGGCTCCGGAACAAGCTCCAGTCGCACCCCGATGCGCCTCAGATGCTGCATACCATGCGCGGATACGGTTATAAATTCCAGGCCCCATAA
- the ppiB_1 gene encoding Peptidyl-prolyl cis-trans isomerase B, whose protein sequence is MLWISVLAAVAPGLLADSVWKVTLEGGKSFEITTDSKGSPKTAAHFDALVKKKFYNGQRIHRVDPDFVVQWGAPQSRTMSLDSPEVGSGGSGKNVVFEASQTSFKRGVVGVASTGARVGGDSQLFIMLSDKTHLDGSYAVLGRVTKGMDVVSKIKRGDKIVSITILKGKS, encoded by the coding sequence ATGCTTTGGATTTCAGTTCTGGCCGCCGTAGCGCCTGGCCTTCTCGCCGACTCAGTTTGGAAGGTCACCCTTGAGGGTGGCAAGTCGTTTGAGATCACGACCGACTCGAAGGGATCGCCGAAGACCGCGGCCCATTTCGACGCCTTAGTCAAGAAGAAGTTCTATAACGGCCAACGCATCCATCGCGTGGATCCCGATTTCGTCGTCCAGTGGGGAGCCCCGCAGAGTCGGACCATGTCGCTCGACAGTCCCGAGGTCGGATCGGGTGGCTCGGGCAAGAACGTGGTCTTTGAGGCATCGCAGACGTCCTTCAAGCGAGGTGTGGTCGGTGTTGCCTCGACCGGCGCCAGAGTCGGAGGCGACTCCCAGCTCTTTATCATGCTGTCCGACAAGACCCACCTCGACGGCAGCTACGCCGTCTTGGGGCGGGTGACAAAGGGAATGGATGTGGTCTCAAAGATCAAGAGGGGCGACAAAATCGTGTCGATCACCATCCTGAAAGGCAAGTCCTAG
- the yddE gene encoding putative isomerase YddE gives MEVFLVDAFASAPFTGNPAAICPLDGPAPDDWMQALAMEMNQAETAFLWPEQDAFRLRWFTPMVEVDLCGHATLAAAHLLWESERLPSGEEAAFLTRSGTLKCSQAGQAIRMDFPAETAAERTAPVDLVELLGSPATWYGSNRMDHLAILPDESAVRAVVPDMTAIAELECRGLVVTAVADPGRDYDFVSRFFAPQSGVPEDSVTGSAHCGLGPLWSQRLQKAALRGYQASRRGGYVDMEVRGDRVILGGHAVTTLHGHLTLAAYPPTLID, from the coding sequence ATGGAAGTCTTCCTGGTCGATGCTTTTGCCTCGGCGCCCTTTACGGGCAATCCCGCCGCGATCTGTCCGCTCGACGGGCCTGCCCCGGATGACTGGATGCAAGCGCTGGCAATGGAGATGAACCAAGCAGAGACCGCCTTCTTGTGGCCCGAGCAAGATGCTTTTCGGCTCCGCTGGTTCACGCCCATGGTCGAAGTGGACCTCTGTGGCCACGCCACGCTAGCTGCTGCTCACTTACTCTGGGAGAGCGAACGGCTGCCCAGCGGAGAGGAAGCGGCCTTCCTGACAAGAAGCGGCACGCTCAAGTGCAGCCAGGCAGGGCAGGCGATTCGGATGGACTTCCCAGCCGAAACGGCTGCCGAGCGCACCGCCCCCGTGGATCTGGTTGAGCTGCTCGGCTCCCCGGCGACCTGGTATGGCAGCAATCGAATGGACCATTTGGCAATCCTGCCGGACGAAAGTGCCGTTCGAGCGGTCGTCCCGGACATGACCGCCATCGCAGAGCTCGAATGCAGGGGCCTCGTCGTTACGGCGGTGGCGGATCCCGGGCGGGATTACGATTTTGTTTCTCGGTTTTTTGCCCCCCAATCAGGGGTACCCGAAGACTCCGTGACGGGCTCTGCTCACTGCGGGCTTGGACCTCTCTGGTCCCAGCGACTCCAAAAGGCGGCACTGCGCGGCTACCAAGCCTCGCGGCGGGGTGGCTATGTCGATATGGAGGTTCGGGGCGACCGAGTCATCCTCGGGGGCCATGCGGTGACCACGCTCCACGGGCACTTAACGCTCGCGGCCTATCCCCCCACGCTCATCGACTGA
- the rplK gene encoding 50S ribosomal protein L11 has protein sequence MAKKISSVIKLNIDAGKGTPAPPVGPALGQAGINMMEFLKKFNEMTTSQMGFKLPVEITVFEDRSYSFVVKQPLSSELLKRAAGIDKGASNAKKETVATLTRDQLRTVAKQKMADLNTADEEQAMRILAGTARNMGIKIAD, from the coding sequence ATGGCAAAGAAGATTTCAAGCGTCATCAAACTTAACATCGATGCGGGCAAGGGCACGCCGGCACCGCCAGTTGGACCTGCCCTAGGCCAGGCGGGCATCAACATGATGGAATTCCTGAAGAAGTTCAACGAAATGACGACTTCGCAGATGGGATTCAAGCTGCCCGTCGAAATTACCGTTTTCGAAGACCGATCATATTCGTTCGTCGTCAAGCAACCGTTGAGCAGCGAGCTCCTCAAGCGGGCAGCCGGAATCGACAAGGGTGCTTCGAACGCCAAGAAGGAGACCGTTGCGACCCTGACGCGCGACCAGCTCCGCACCGTGGCGAAGCAGAAGATGGCGGACCTGAACACGGCCGACGAAGAGCAGGCAATGAGAATCCTCGCCGGTACTGCCCGGAATATGGGCATTAAAATCGCCGACTAG
- the trxA gene encoding Thioredoxin 1, producing MSAGLAVSSTEFDEKVLKSDKPVLVDFWAEWCGPCKAIGPSIEQIATEYAGRANVYKFDVDTDAELSGRYGIMSIPALLVFKDGKVVDTMVGAAPKSTITSMLERHL from the coding sequence ATGAGCGCAGGATTAGCCGTTTCCAGCACTGAATTCGACGAAAAGGTCCTTAAATCCGATAAACCAGTCCTCGTGGATTTCTGGGCAGAGTGGTGTGGTCCGTGCAAGGCGATCGGCCCATCCATTGAACAGATCGCAACGGAGTATGCCGGCAGAGCCAACGTCTACAAGTTCGATGTGGACACCGATGCCGAACTCAGTGGACGGTATGGCATCATGTCGATCCCCGCGCTTCTCGTCTTCAAGGACGGAAAGGTTGTCGACACCATGGTTGGCGCCGCACCAAAATCGACGATCACCAGCATGTTGGAGCGACACCTGTAA
- the suhB gene encoding Fructose-1,6-bisphosphatase/inositol-1-monophosphatase: MSRELKADGSIVTDADREVEVFLRHELTAWIPASFYGEETPLETPNAHGQWVVDPIDGTSNFAFGSPLWGVSVGLMTNGECVLGAIALPDLQETYICDQGSGVWMNDDQLPPIPPGPVQSHELTCFCDDLLRHMPRTAIPGKMRCPGAMVIAGAFFATQRYRACLGFREKLYDMAPCVLFARELGGSVSLANGEPLDLSSLQDGLSINQPWTLFPNGSGFAWAGKV, from the coding sequence ATGTCCCGGGAGCTCAAAGCCGACGGAAGCATCGTTACCGATGCCGACCGGGAGGTCGAAGTCTTTCTGCGCCACGAGCTGACTGCTTGGATTCCTGCTTCATTCTATGGAGAGGAAACGCCGCTCGAAACACCCAATGCTCATGGACAGTGGGTCGTGGACCCCATCGATGGCACCTCCAACTTTGCCTTCGGTTCGCCCTTGTGGGGAGTAAGCGTGGGCCTGATGACGAACGGCGAATGCGTCCTCGGGGCGATCGCGCTGCCCGATCTCCAAGAGACCTACATCTGTGATCAAGGCAGCGGCGTCTGGATGAACGACGACCAATTGCCGCCGATCCCCCCTGGCCCGGTCCAATCCCATGAGCTCACCTGCTTCTGCGACGACCTTCTCAGGCATATGCCACGAACCGCGATACCGGGCAAGATGCGTTGCCCGGGGGCGATGGTCATCGCCGGTGCGTTCTTTGCGACGCAACGGTATCGTGCGTGTTTAGGTTTTAGAGAAAAGCTTTACGACATGGCGCCGTGCGTACTCTTTGCTCGGGAGCTCGGCGGTTCCGTCTCACTAGCCAATGGCGAACCGCTGGATCTGTCCTCGCTCCAGGACGGCTTGTCAATCAACCAGCCATGGACCCTGTTTCCAAACGGTTCCGGGTTTGCTTGGGCTGGAAAGGTCTAG
- the dnaG gene encoding DNA primase — protein MADELELIRSRIDIVDLVSERVALKRAGKNWKGLCPFHDDRNPSFNVSPDLGIFKCWSCGATGDLFTWVMRTENVEFPEALRMLAKRAGVELKQGSQGLSATQREQWTEAMDLAQGFFRRSLEKSEQAKDYLSRRGIGGDVADSWGLGYAPDVGEALVAELKRHQIPLAEAQKLFLVDGDAVRGFQDRFRGRITFPTHDDRGHLVAFGGRTIGDAIPKYINSSDTPLYSKRRVLYGMHRAKEAMRQSGHGVLVEGYLDVIACHRAGIESAVASLGTALSEDHCRLLKRWCDRVTILYDADEAGQKAADRAQELLKTAGIAVELALMPDGQDPDTLLRTIGPSGVLQAVERSLKPTDFKLLQLRKRMSPTEDGFWKEAVAIIAAEPEVNELARHIDALCSEYPYVRDKVRARDILDRQVRGLRKGHRRSGGARKEIKAVVAMTGPKMDAAERTILAAFCNQDCRSAAWEAVADHELFSHATARAIAETLTTTFQQAPAGEPAVWLGVIADEEIRQRLAELASDPLLRIDPVVLSDAINQLRKRREERSVAALREGANEPDLAQIQAKLQALKGGFSTPK, from the coding sequence GTGGCCGACGAACTCGAGCTAATTCGGTCACGCATCGACATCGTCGATCTCGTCTCAGAGCGGGTGGCCCTGAAAAGGGCAGGTAAAAACTGGAAGGGTCTCTGTCCGTTTCATGACGACAGGAACCCTTCTTTTAACGTGAGCCCCGACCTGGGCATCTTCAAGTGCTGGTCTTGCGGCGCAACCGGCGACCTGTTCACCTGGGTCATGCGAACCGAGAACGTGGAGTTTCCCGAAGCGCTGCGCATGCTCGCCAAGCGTGCGGGCGTCGAGCTCAAGCAGGGAAGTCAAGGCTTATCGGCCACCCAACGGGAGCAATGGACGGAAGCGATGGACCTCGCGCAGGGCTTCTTTCGTCGTTCCCTTGAGAAATCGGAGCAGGCGAAGGACTATCTTTCCCGCCGCGGAATCGGGGGCGACGTCGCGGATTCATGGGGCCTCGGCTATGCTCCGGACGTGGGTGAAGCGTTGGTCGCTGAGCTCAAGCGGCACCAGATACCGCTTGCCGAAGCGCAAAAGCTCTTCCTGGTGGATGGCGACGCCGTTCGCGGCTTCCAGGACCGGTTTCGGGGACGGATAACGTTTCCGACCCACGACGATCGGGGGCATCTAGTCGCCTTTGGGGGTCGTACGATCGGCGACGCGATTCCCAAATACATCAACTCGTCGGACACACCGCTTTACTCCAAGCGAAGGGTTCTTTACGGCATGCACAGGGCCAAGGAGGCGATGAGGCAGTCCGGTCACGGCGTCCTCGTCGAGGGATACCTGGACGTGATCGCATGCCACCGTGCGGGCATCGAAAGTGCCGTAGCATCCCTTGGCACTGCGCTCTCCGAGGACCACTGCCGGCTGTTGAAACGCTGGTGCGACCGAGTCACGATCCTCTACGATGCGGATGAAGCCGGCCAGAAGGCCGCAGATCGGGCTCAAGAGCTTTTAAAGACGGCCGGCATCGCCGTGGAGCTCGCGCTCATGCCAGATGGTCAGGATCCTGACACCTTACTGAGAACCATCGGGCCCTCTGGCGTATTGCAGGCGGTCGAGCGCAGTCTCAAACCTACCGATTTCAAACTTCTTCAGCTTCGCAAGCGCATGTCCCCCACCGAGGATGGATTCTGGAAGGAAGCCGTCGCCATTATTGCCGCTGAGCCAGAAGTGAATGAGCTTGCTCGGCACATTGATGCGCTCTGTTCCGAGTATCCCTACGTTAGGGACAAGGTTCGCGCCCGTGACATTCTCGACCGCCAGGTGAGGGGCCTCAGAAAGGGTCATCGCCGCTCCGGCGGCGCGAGGAAGGAGATCAAGGCGGTCGTGGCGATGACCGGACCAAAGATGGATGCTGCAGAACGAACCATCTTGGCGGCATTCTGCAACCAGGATTGCCGGTCAGCAGCTTGGGAGGCGGTGGCAGATCACGAGTTATTTTCCCACGCGACAGCGAGGGCAATCGCCGAGACCTTAACCACAACCTTCCAACAAGCTCCCGCTGGTGAACCAGCGGTCTGGCTTGGCGTCATAGCGGATGAGGAGATACGGCAGCGCTTAGCTGAACTGGCTTCCGACCCGCTCTTAAGAATCGACCCGGTAGTCCTCTCGGACGCGATCAATCAGCTCAGAAAGCGAAGGGAAGAACGGAGCGTCGCAGCCCTGCGCGAGGGTGCCAACGAACCTGACTTAGCACAAATTCAGGCCAAATTGCAAGCCTTGAAAGGCGGTTTTTCCACTCCCAAGTAA
- the sucC gene encoding Succinate--CoA ligase [GDP-forming] subunit beta: protein MKLHEYQSKDLLSRFGVPVPEGDVATDGAAARSIAERLGGHVVVKAQVLMGGRGKAGGVKLFEDAGSAGQFAGELIGKTLKSIQNPQGMVVEKVLVAKTVDIAEEYYLAVLLDRAEQKLIVMLSAEGGMEIEEVAARNPGAIVRLVVDPAWGVADFEVRKAVKDAGIPKAAQNQMVSMIRRLVKAYMESDADLVEINPCALTPDGKLIAADAKVAIDDNAMFRHPEYQATADDSAEDEIEAEASRRGIAYVRLGGDIGIIGNGAGLVMCSMDEVKAAGGSPANFLDVGGGAQAERVKSCVELILMDANVRGLLINIFGGITRCDEVAKGILAAFDELDVRIPVVARIEGTAAEEGRALLAGSRIVPAQTMQEAAQKITKLAYSAG, encoded by the coding sequence ATGAAGCTCCACGAGTACCAGTCAAAAGACTTGCTCTCCCGTTTTGGTGTGCCCGTCCCGGAAGGAGACGTCGCCACCGATGGCGCAGCCGCTCGGTCGATTGCCGAACGGCTCGGCGGGCACGTTGTCGTGAAAGCCCAGGTCCTGATGGGGGGCAGGGGCAAGGCCGGTGGAGTCAAGCTTTTCGAAGATGCCGGCAGTGCCGGCCAGTTTGCAGGCGAGCTCATTGGCAAGACTCTCAAGAGCATCCAGAACCCTCAGGGAATGGTGGTCGAGAAGGTTCTTGTGGCGAAAACCGTAGACATCGCCGAGGAGTACTACCTGGCGGTTCTGCTGGATCGGGCCGAACAAAAGCTCATTGTCATGCTTTCGGCCGAGGGTGGCATGGAAATCGAAGAAGTGGCCGCCAGAAATCCTGGAGCAATCGTTCGACTTGTAGTCGATCCGGCATGGGGCGTCGCCGACTTCGAGGTGCGCAAGGCAGTGAAGGATGCCGGCATTCCAAAAGCTGCGCAGAACCAGATGGTCTCCATGATCCGGCGGCTGGTTAAGGCATACATGGAGTCTGATGCCGACCTTGTCGAGATCAATCCTTGCGCCCTGACCCCGGACGGCAAGCTGATCGCAGCGGATGCAAAGGTCGCGATCGACGACAACGCGATGTTTCGGCATCCTGAATACCAGGCTACGGCCGACGACAGCGCCGAGGACGAGATTGAAGCTGAAGCCTCTCGGCGCGGAATCGCTTATGTTCGGCTTGGTGGTGACATCGGCATCATTGGAAATGGCGCAGGCCTGGTCATGTGCTCGATGGACGAGGTGAAGGCGGCTGGAGGCAGCCCGGCAAACTTCCTCGACGTAGGCGGCGGCGCGCAAGCGGAGCGGGTCAAAAGCTGCGTGGAGCTCATCTTGATGGATGCCAACGTAAGGGGGCTCTTGATCAACATCTTTGGTGGCATCACCCGGTGCGACGAAGTCGCGAAGGGAATCCTGGCGGCCTTCGACGAGCTCGATGTGCGAATCCCAGTGGTGGCGCGCATCGAGGGCACTGCTGCGGAAGAGGGTCGAGCGTTGCTGGCTGGTTCGCGAATCGTGCCGGCTCAGACGATGCAGGAAGCCGCCCAGAAGATCACAAAGCTCGCCTATTCGGCGGGCTGA